The following coding sequences lie in one Variovorax terrae genomic window:
- the purB gene encoding adenylosuccinate lyase, which translates to MTVSVFDMQSLQHLWSTDELRAIFSEENRVQKWLDFEAALAAAQAELGIIPAAAAQEIAAAAKVQNIDLAKMSAEIRRIKHSLVPALKQLQAACSRENGEWVHYGATTQDVVDTGVALQLKEFHAVVIRDLQAVGRELARLATAHRDTPMAGRTHGVQALPITFGHKCALWLDELGRHHERLVQAAPRVLVGMLAGAVGSQASLGEQAEQLERLMLDKLGLGTPAISWAPARDRFTEYTLLLAMVGSTLSKIGNELFNMQRNEFGEVEEGFSEGKLGSSTMPHKRNPTSAENLAGLSRPLRYNAAMMVEGMVQEGERDGIAWKMEWKALPECCLIAGAMLFQARNLLAGLKVNADVMAANLDKMRGYLLSERVMLELSERVGKQTAHEWIYEASMHGITSKLSFADAMRQHKGLGELLTEAEIQDLTDPAAYLGQCGTSVDRVVAQQQAWLQG; encoded by the coding sequence ATGACCGTTTCCGTTTTCGACATGCAATCGCTCCAGCACCTGTGGAGCACCGATGAGCTGCGCGCCATCTTCTCCGAGGAGAACCGCGTGCAGAAGTGGCTCGACTTCGAGGCCGCGCTGGCCGCCGCCCAGGCCGAGCTGGGCATCATCCCGGCCGCCGCCGCGCAGGAGATCGCCGCGGCCGCCAAGGTGCAGAACATCGACCTCGCGAAGATGTCCGCCGAGATCCGCCGCATCAAGCATTCGCTGGTGCCGGCGCTCAAGCAGTTGCAGGCCGCCTGCTCCAGGGAGAACGGCGAGTGGGTGCACTACGGCGCCACCACGCAGGACGTGGTGGACACCGGCGTGGCGCTGCAGCTCAAGGAGTTCCACGCGGTCGTGATACGCGACCTGCAGGCCGTGGGCCGGGAGCTCGCGCGCCTGGCCACGGCCCACCGCGACACGCCGATGGCGGGCCGCACGCACGGGGTGCAGGCACTGCCCATCACCTTCGGCCACAAGTGCGCGCTCTGGCTCGACGAGCTGGGCCGCCACCACGAGCGCCTGGTGCAGGCCGCGCCGCGCGTGCTGGTCGGCATGCTGGCCGGCGCCGTCGGCAGCCAGGCTTCGCTGGGCGAGCAGGCCGAGCAGCTGGAGCGCCTGATGCTCGACAAGCTCGGCCTGGGCACGCCCGCCATCAGCTGGGCGCCCGCGCGCGACCGCTTCACCGAATACACGCTGCTGCTGGCGATGGTCGGCTCCACGCTCTCGAAGATCGGCAACGAGCTGTTCAACATGCAGCGCAACGAGTTCGGCGAGGTGGAAGAAGGCTTCTCCGAGGGCAAGCTGGGCTCGTCCACGATGCCGCACAAGCGCAACCCGACCTCGGCCGAGAACCTGGCCGGCCTGTCGCGCCCGCTGCGCTACAACGCCGCGATGATGGTCGAGGGCATGGTTCAGGAGGGCGAGCGCGACGGCATCGCCTGGAAGATGGAATGGAAGGCCCTGCCCGAGTGCTGCCTGATCGCCGGCGCCATGCTGTTCCAGGCCAGGAACCTGCTGGCAGGCCTCAAGGTCAACGCCGACGTGATGGCCGCCAACCTCGACAAGATGCGCGGCTACCTGCTGTCCGAGCGCGTGATGCTGGAGCTGTCCGAACGCGTGGGCAAGCAGACCGCGCACGAATGGATCTACGAGGCCTCGATGCACGGCATCACCAGCAAGCTGAGCTTTGCCGACGCCATGCGCCAGCACAAGGGCCTGGGCGAACTGCTGACCGAAGCCGAGATCCAGGACCTGACCGACCCCGCGGCCTACCTGGGCCAGTGCGGCACCTCGGTGGACCGCGTGGTGGCGCAGCAGCAGGCCTGGCTGCAGGGCTGA
- a CDS encoding Bug family tripartite tricarboxylate transporter substrate binding protein has protein sequence MTPLLPLRRHMALALAALLGLAALPALAAYPEQPVKLVVGFPPGGGGDLYGRLIANALSKTLGQTVIVENRTGAGGNIAADVVAKAKPDGYTLLLAMSGNIAVSPALKPQTLPYKVPEDFEPVGLILEAPHGLFVAHNSRFKTAREVLAAARTQKLAFASTGTGAAAHIGMEMVKQRAGVDILHVPYKGSGPAITDMLGGQVDMFFATASPLIGQVRQGQLKVLALTGDRRSPALPEVPTFKELGINVVVTQWYGLVAPAGTPRDIVRTLSEHLARALATPEVQQAIRKDAALEKNVPGDEFRRYIVDDIARYREAATPELMKQISQ, from the coding sequence ATGACCCCCCTTCTCCCCCTGCGCCGCCACATGGCGCTCGCACTGGCCGCCCTGCTGGGCCTGGCCGCCCTGCCCGCGCTGGCGGCCTACCCGGAGCAGCCCGTCAAGCTGGTGGTGGGCTTTCCGCCCGGCGGCGGCGGCGACCTGTATGGCCGCCTGATCGCCAATGCGCTGTCGAAGACCCTGGGCCAGACGGTGATCGTGGAGAACCGCACCGGCGCCGGCGGCAACATCGCGGCCGACGTGGTGGCCAAGGCCAAGCCCGATGGCTACACCCTGCTGCTGGCCATGAGCGGCAACATCGCCGTGTCGCCCGCACTCAAGCCGCAGACGCTGCCCTACAAGGTGCCGGAGGACTTCGAGCCCGTGGGCCTGATCCTGGAAGCGCCGCACGGCCTGTTCGTGGCCCACAACTCGCGCTTCAAGACGGCGCGCGAGGTGCTCGCCGCCGCCCGCACGCAGAAGCTGGCCTTTGCCTCCACCGGCACCGGCGCGGCCGCCCACATCGGCATGGAGATGGTCAAGCAGCGCGCCGGCGTGGACATCCTGCATGTGCCCTACAAGGGCTCGGGCCCGGCCATCACCGACATGCTGGGCGGGCAGGTGGACATGTTCTTCGCCACCGCCTCGCCGCTGATCGGCCAGGTGCGCCAGGGCCAGCTCAAGGTGCTGGCCCTGACCGGCGACAGGCGCAGCCCCGCCCTGCCCGAGGTGCCCACCTTCAAGGAACTCGGCATCAACGTCGTGGTCACGCAGTGGTACGGCCTGGTGGCGCCGGCCGGCACGCCCAGGGACATCGTGCGCACCCTGTCGGAGCACCTGGCGCGCGCGCTGGCCACGCCCGAGGTACAGCAGGCGATCCGCAAGGACGCGGCGCTGGAAAAGAACGTGCCGGGCGACGAGTTCCGCCGCTACATCGTGGACGACATCGCGCGCTACCGCGAGGCAGCCACGCCCGAGCTGATGAAGCAGATTTCACAATGA
- a CDS encoding sulfurtransferase, which translates to MTYQTLISATDLAQALHGPEAARPLVLDCSFELADLSAGRRAHDAGHIPGARYVHLEDQLSAPRTGRNGRHPLPSREDFARTLAALGAGDDTQIVIYDNAGGMYAARLWWMLRWAGHAAAAVLDGGLPAWKAAGQPVSTDETPAAPAAGRFSLRPALVTTASYGEVRANLDTGARLVLDARAPDRFRGENETLDPIGGHIPGARNRLFRDNLDADGRFKSPAQLLGEFQALTGGRPPAELISQCGSGVTACHNLLALEIAGLRGAVLYPGSWSEWSAQPGAPIATGPQA; encoded by the coding sequence ATGACCTACCAGACCCTGATCTCCGCCACCGACCTCGCGCAGGCCCTGCACGGCCCCGAGGCTGCCCGCCCCCTGGTGCTCGACTGCAGCTTCGAGCTGGCCGACCTCTCGGCCGGGCGCCGCGCGCATGACGCCGGCCACATTCCCGGCGCGCGCTACGTGCACCTGGAAGACCAGCTCAGCGCGCCCAGGACCGGGCGCAACGGCCGCCACCCGCTGCCCAGCCGCGAGGACTTCGCCCGCACCCTGGCCGCACTGGGAGCCGGCGACGACACCCAGATCGTCATCTACGACAACGCCGGCGGCATGTACGCCGCGCGCCTGTGGTGGATGCTGCGCTGGGCCGGCCACGCCGCCGCGGCCGTGCTCGACGGTGGCCTGCCGGCCTGGAAGGCGGCCGGCCAGCCGGTCAGCACCGACGAAACGCCTGCAGCGCCAGCCGCCGGCCGCTTCAGCCTGCGGCCGGCGCTGGTCACCACGGCCAGCTACGGCGAGGTGCGCGCCAACCTCGACACCGGCGCACGCCTGGTGCTGGACGCGCGCGCGCCCGACCGCTTCCGCGGCGAGAACGAAACGCTGGACCCGATCGGCGGCCACATTCCCGGCGCGCGCAACCGGCTGTTCCGCGACAACCTGGACGCCGACGGCCGCTTCAAATCCCCCGCCCAACTGCTCGGCGAGTTCCAGGCCCTCACCGGCGGCAGGCCGCCGGCCGAACTCATCAGCCAGTGCGGCTCGGGCGTGACGGCCTGCCACAACCTGCTGGCCCTGGAGATCGCGGGCCTTCGCGGCGCAGTGCTCTACCCCGGCTCATGGAGCGAATGGAGCGCCCAGCCCGGCGCGCCCATCGCCACCGGCCCGCAGGCCTGA
- a CDS encoding Bug family tripartite tricarboxylate transporter substrate binding protein has product MMRKRDLFRHGAALLTTCLGLLAGAAHAAYPEQPVRLVVGFPPGGGGDLYGRTLASALGKHLGQTMIVDNKAGAGGNIAAETVARARPDGYTLILAMSGNLGSAPAIRPSLPYKVPEDFVPIAQLVETPFGLMVGSNSKIKTVQEYVAAAKGGKLTYASTGTGGAAQIVMEMVKQQAGLDILHIPYKGSGPALNDLYGGLVDSFFAPYTPLMGQIVGGKLRLLAVSTAKRVAAMPNVPTLKESGIDVVMTQWYGLAAPAGTPKDVVDTLSRAVKAALQDPELIKVYRADGAQESTLAGDAFRSFIVKDIANYKRAVERGNLKAE; this is encoded by the coding sequence ATGATGCGCAAACGCGACCTGTTCCGCCACGGCGCGGCCTTGCTGACCACCTGCCTCGGCCTGCTGGCAGGCGCCGCGCACGCGGCCTACCCGGAGCAGCCGGTCCGGCTGGTGGTGGGCTTCCCGCCCGGCGGCGGCGGCGACCTGTACGGCCGCACCCTCGCCAGCGCGCTGGGCAAGCACCTCGGCCAGACCATGATCGTGGACAACAAGGCCGGTGCCGGCGGCAACATCGCCGCGGAGACCGTGGCGCGCGCCCGGCCCGACGGCTACACCCTGATCCTCGCCATGAGCGGCAACCTGGGCAGCGCGCCGGCCATCCGTCCCAGCCTGCCCTACAAGGTGCCCGAGGACTTCGTGCCCATCGCCCAGCTCGTGGAGACGCCGTTCGGCCTGATGGTCGGCAGCAACTCGAAGATCAAGACGGTGCAGGAATACGTCGCGGCGGCCAAGGGCGGCAAGCTCACCTATGCCTCCACCGGCACCGGCGGCGCGGCACAGATCGTGATGGAGATGGTCAAGCAGCAGGCCGGCCTCGACATCCTGCACATCCCCTACAAGGGCTCGGGCCCGGCGCTCAACGATCTGTACGGCGGGCTGGTCGACAGCTTCTTCGCGCCCTACACCCCGCTCATGGGCCAGATCGTTGGCGGCAAGCTGCGCCTGCTGGCCGTGAGCACGGCCAAACGCGTGGCGGCCATGCCCAACGTGCCCACGCTCAAGGAGTCGGGCATCGACGTGGTGATGACGCAGTGGTACGGCCTGGCCGCGCCCGCGGGCACGCCCAAGGACGTGGTGGACACGCTCTCGCGCGCGGTCAAGGCCGCCTTGCAGGACCCCGAGCTGATCAAGGTCTACCGCGCCGACGGCGCGCAGGAATCCACGCTGGCCGGCGATGCGTTCCGCAGCTTCATCGTGAAGGACATCGCCAACTACAAGCGCGCCGTCGAACGCGGCAACCTGAAAGCAGAATAG
- a CDS encoding molybdopterin guanine dinucleotide-containing S/N-oxide reductase, with amino-acid sequence MPPTDTPSLAMKPHSAHWGVFSAAWDGQRLTVQPHPGDPDPNPLLQNFPDALRHRVRVTTPMVRRGWLERGPGPDATRGCDDYVPLPWPEALDLVARELRRVEQAHGIGAIFGGSYGWSSAGRFHHAQSQVHRFLNTALGGYVRSVNSYSAGASAVILPHILGSMDEVARRNVTWEQIVEHSDVVLAFGGMALRNSRVASGGISRHIERESMRQAAERGCRFVNISPLRPDLPEEARAEWLAARPGTDTALMLGLVHTLVSEGRHDRDFIARYCDGWDTFEDYLLGRSDGTPKSAAWASALCGLPERRIAELARELHGKRVLVVVAHSLQRAEHGEQPVWMGAVLAAALGQLGLPGGGYNYALGTLAHYGKRLNAVPSAALPQGTNAVKEFIPVARIADMLLHPGEPFDYNGQRRSYPHVRLAYWAGGNPFHHHQDLNRLREAFRRLDTLIVHEIAWTATARHADIVLPCTMTLEREDIGATPTDPLMVAMHRIAEPHGLSRDDYDIFADLAERLGQRDAFTEGRDTRGWLRHLYEKTRAALEARGDEAPDFDTFWARGELRLPQRPDDGGILRAFRDDPAGQPLPTPSGKVQISSPTVAGFGYADCPGHPAWLPKQDVPDARHPLFLIANQPATRLHSQLDFGGHSTASKRQGREVCRLHPADAAARGIADGDIVRLFNDRGACLASVRVTDELMPGVVQLPTGAWYDPQDPAAERPLCVHGNPNVLTRDHGTSSLAQGCSGQLTAVQAERFDGPLPAIRAYEPPSPVSRSDV; translated from the coding sequence ATGCCGCCCACCGATACGCCCAGCCTCGCCATGAAGCCCCACAGCGCCCACTGGGGCGTGTTCTCCGCGGCCTGGGACGGCCAGCGCCTCACGGTGCAGCCGCACCCGGGCGACCCCGACCCGAACCCGCTGCTGCAGAACTTTCCCGATGCGCTGCGGCACCGCGTGCGCGTGACCACGCCCATGGTGCGGCGCGGCTGGCTGGAGCGCGGCCCCGGGCCCGACGCCACTCGCGGCTGCGACGACTACGTGCCCCTGCCCTGGCCCGAGGCGCTCGACCTCGTGGCGCGGGAGCTGCGCCGCGTGGAGCAGGCGCATGGCATCGGCGCGATCTTCGGCGGCTCCTACGGCTGGTCGAGCGCGGGGCGCTTCCACCACGCGCAAAGCCAGGTGCACCGCTTCCTCAACACCGCCCTGGGCGGCTACGTGCGCTCGGTCAACAGCTACAGCGCGGGCGCCTCGGCCGTCATCCTGCCGCACATCCTGGGCAGCATGGACGAAGTGGCGCGCCGCAACGTGACCTGGGAGCAGATCGTCGAGCACAGCGACGTGGTGCTGGCCTTCGGCGGCATGGCGCTGCGCAACTCGCGCGTGGCCTCGGGCGGCATCAGCCGCCACATCGAGCGCGAATCGATGCGCCAGGCGGCCGAGCGCGGCTGCCGCTTCGTCAACATCAGCCCGCTGCGCCCCGACCTGCCCGAGGAAGCGCGCGCCGAGTGGCTGGCCGCGCGCCCCGGCACCGACACCGCCCTCATGCTGGGCCTGGTGCACACGCTGGTGAGCGAAGGCCGGCACGACCGCGACTTCATCGCGCGCTACTGCGACGGCTGGGATACCTTCGAGGACTACCTGCTCGGCCGCAGCGACGGCACGCCCAAGAGCGCCGCCTGGGCATCGGCCCTTTGCGGCCTGCCCGAGCGCCGCATCGCCGAGCTCGCGCGCGAACTGCACGGCAAGCGCGTGCTGGTGGTGGTGGCCCATTCGCTGCAGCGCGCCGAGCATGGCGAGCAGCCGGTGTGGATGGGCGCCGTGCTGGCCGCCGCCCTGGGCCAGCTCGGCCTGCCCGGCGGCGGCTACAACTACGCGCTGGGCACGCTGGCCCACTACGGCAAGCGCCTGAACGCCGTGCCCAGCGCCGCGCTGCCGCAGGGCACCAATGCCGTGAAGGAGTTCATCCCGGTGGCGCGCATTGCCGACATGCTGCTGCACCCGGGCGAGCCCTTCGACTACAACGGCCAGCGCCGCAGCTACCCGCACGTGCGCCTGGCCTACTGGGCCGGCGGCAACCCGTTCCACCACCACCAGGACCTGAACCGCCTGCGCGAGGCCTTCCGCCGCCTGGACACGCTGATCGTGCACGAGATCGCCTGGACCGCCACCGCGCGCCATGCCGACATCGTTCTGCCCTGCACCATGACGCTGGAGCGCGAGGACATCGGCGCCACGCCAACCGACCCGCTGATGGTGGCGATGCACCGCATCGCCGAGCCGCACGGGTTGAGCCGCGACGACTACGACATCTTCGCCGACCTGGCCGAGCGCCTGGGACAACGCGATGCGTTCACCGAAGGCCGCGACACCCGCGGCTGGCTGCGCCACCTGTACGAGAAGACCCGCGCCGCACTCGAGGCGCGCGGCGACGAGGCGCCCGACTTCGACACCTTCTGGGCGCGCGGCGAGCTGCGCCTGCCGCAGCGGCCCGACGACGGCGGCATCCTGCGCGCCTTCCGCGACGACCCGGCGGGCCAGCCGCTGCCCACGCCCAGCGGCAAGGTGCAGATCAGCTCGCCCACCGTGGCCGGCTTCGGCTACGCCGACTGCCCGGGCCACCCGGCCTGGCTGCCCAAGCAAGACGTGCCCGACGCGCGCCACCCGCTGTTCCTGATTGCCAATCAGCCGGCCACGCGGCTGCACAGCCAGCTCGACTTCGGTGGCCACAGCACGGCCAGCAAGCGCCAGGGCCGCGAAGTCTGCCGCCTGCACCCGGCCGATGCCGCCGCGCGCGGCATCGCCGACGGCGACATCGTGCGCCTGTTCAACGACCGCGGCGCCTGCCTGGCTTCAGTGCGCGTGACCGACGAGCTGATGCCCGGCGTGGTGCAGTTGCCCACCGGCGCCTGGTACGACCCGCAGGACCCCGCCGCCGAGCGGCCGCTGTGCGTGCACGGCAACCCCAACGTGCTCACGCGCGACCACGGCACCTCGTCGCTGGCGCAAGGCTGCAGCGGCCAGTTGACGGCCGTGCAGGCCGAGCGCTTCGACGGCCCGCTGCCGGCCATCCGCGCCTACGAGCCGCCGTCGCCAGTCTCGCGCTCCGACGTCTAA
- a CDS encoding mandelate racemase/muconate lactonizing enzyme family protein produces the protein MKATRIEKIETFRVDRWCLLRIWCEDGTVGIGEAGVHGWPGPTQATLHAMEPYLKGKDPSLIEHHAQLLQRSSHFMGALISGAISAIDIALWDIKGKRLGVPVYELMGGKTRDRVRCYIHAHGDSLDDLVSDALQKKAAGFTAIRFSPFSADYHLHQSFESWASDAVQRVGAVHEALAGDVDLCIELHRQMNPAESVALAARLEPFHPYFYEDPMLPDSPALMGELQARCRLPIATGERLTSIFQFQELLASGGCDFIRPDLCLCMGLSGSKKAAALAEARHVKVIPHNPLSPVSTAACVQLDACIPNFALQEYTGESDYPKRDLVKAPLRLVGGYLEVPEGPGIGIEFNDEALMRLPATDIVPNMRIGVDGSVQDW, from the coding sequence ATGAAAGCTACGCGCATTGAAAAAATAGAGACCTTCCGTGTCGACCGCTGGTGCCTGCTGCGCATCTGGTGCGAAGACGGAACGGTCGGCATCGGCGAAGCCGGTGTGCATGGGTGGCCTGGCCCGACGCAGGCCACGCTGCACGCCATGGAGCCCTATCTGAAGGGCAAAGATCCCTCCCTTATCGAGCACCACGCGCAGTTGCTCCAGCGGAGCTCCCATTTCATGGGCGCGCTGATCTCGGGCGCCATCTCGGCCATCGACATTGCGCTGTGGGACATCAAGGGCAAGCGCCTGGGCGTGCCCGTCTACGAACTGATGGGGGGCAAGACGCGGGACCGGGTGCGTTGCTACATCCACGCACATGGCGACTCGCTCGACGATCTGGTGAGCGATGCGCTGCAGAAAAAAGCCGCGGGCTTCACGGCCATCCGCTTCTCGCCCTTTTCTGCGGACTACCACCTGCACCAATCCTTCGAGTCCTGGGCGTCCGACGCAGTGCAGCGCGTCGGGGCCGTTCACGAGGCCCTCGCCGGCGATGTCGACCTGTGCATCGAACTCCATCGCCAGATGAATCCCGCCGAGTCCGTTGCCCTGGCCGCGCGGCTGGAGCCCTTTCATCCCTATTTCTACGAAGACCCGATGCTTCCGGACAGCCCGGCCCTGATGGGCGAGCTCCAGGCCCGGTGCCGCTTGCCGATCGCCACGGGCGAGCGGCTCACCTCCATCTTCCAGTTCCAGGAACTGCTGGCCAGCGGAGGCTGCGACTTTATCCGCCCGGACCTGTGCCTGTGCATGGGCCTGAGCGGCAGCAAGAAAGCGGCTGCGCTCGCGGAGGCCCGCCACGTCAAGGTGATTCCCCACAACCCCTTGTCGCCTGTGTCAACGGCCGCCTGCGTGCAGCTCGATGCCTGCATCCCGAACTTCGCACTGCAGGAGTACACGGGTGAGTCCGACTACCCGAAGCGTGACCTCGTGAAGGCGCCGCTGCGCCTGGTTGGCGGCTATCTTGAAGTGCCCGAGGGGCCCGGCATCGGCATCGAGTTCAACGACGAGGCCTTGATGCGGCTCCCCGCCACCGACATCGTGCCGAACATGCGAATCGGCGTCGACGGCTCGGTCCAGGATTGGTAG
- a CDS encoding Bug family tripartite tricarboxylate transporter substrate binding protein, with translation MNRRKLFKLMPGAAAVLATGPAAWAQAADYPSKPVKVVVGVNAGGAADYFARIFAQKMTQATGQSFFVDNRPGAGGTLAADYVAKSAADGYTLLITAPTVMIVAPYLYKQLNFVPERDFAPIALLAGGPVVLVVNAQVPARSVAELIALAKQKPGELSFGSGGQGTNSHLSGELFASMTGTRLTHVPYKGDGQALTDLLGGQVQMMFTGYNLVEPHVKSGKLRLLGVTGDTRLAPLPDVPTVAEAGVKGFHSTGWIGLYAPRHAPAQAIQRLNAEWQKARRQPDVHAKFEAMGMGALSSDTPGQFAAFQKSEAARWSKIILDAGVKPE, from the coding sequence ATGAACCGAAGAAAGCTCTTCAAGCTGATGCCTGGCGCCGCCGCCGTCCTGGCAACCGGCCCGGCCGCCTGGGCGCAGGCAGCCGACTACCCCAGCAAGCCGGTGAAGGTGGTGGTCGGCGTCAACGCGGGCGGTGCTGCCGACTATTTCGCGCGCATCTTCGCGCAGAAGATGACGCAAGCCACCGGGCAGAGCTTCTTCGTGGACAACCGGCCGGGAGCGGGTGGAACCCTGGCGGCCGACTATGTGGCCAAGTCCGCTGCGGACGGCTACACCTTGCTGATCACCGCGCCCACGGTGATGATCGTCGCGCCCTATCTGTACAAGCAGTTGAACTTCGTGCCGGAGCGCGATTTCGCCCCCATTGCGCTCCTGGCAGGCGGGCCCGTGGTGCTGGTCGTCAATGCCCAGGTGCCTGCGCGCAGCGTTGCCGAGTTGATCGCACTGGCCAAACAGAAGCCCGGCGAGCTGTCCTTCGGGTCCGGCGGGCAAGGCACGAATTCACACCTGTCGGGCGAGCTGTTCGCCAGCATGACGGGCACCCGGCTGACCCACGTGCCCTACAAGGGAGACGGCCAGGCCCTGACCGATCTGCTCGGCGGGCAGGTGCAGATGATGTTCACGGGCTACAACCTGGTGGAGCCTCACGTCAAGAGCGGAAAGCTGCGCCTGCTGGGCGTGACCGGCGACACCCGCCTCGCCCCGTTGCCGGACGTGCCCACCGTTGCCGAAGCCGGCGTGAAGGGTTTTCACTCCACCGGATGGATCGGTCTCTACGCGCCCAGACATGCGCCCGCGCAGGCCATCCAGCGGCTCAATGCCGAGTGGCAGAAGGCGCGCAGGCAGCCCGACGTGCACGCCAAGTTCGAAGCGATGGGCATGGGCGCGCTGTCGTCCGACACGCCCGGGCAGTTCGCGGCATTCCAGAAATCCGAAGCGGCTCGATGGAGCAAGATCATCCTCGACGCGGGCGTCAAGCCCGAGTGA
- a CDS encoding LysR family transcriptional regulator: MSASVLASRLVVRARLRHLQVLVKVAELGSVKRAAEAIGLTQPSTTQALADLEQLLECTLFDRHARGMHPTPIALAVLPLARRMLDALNDCAEAVVAFSAEGRSLVRIAALSGAVTGILAKALPVFSQQHPDILLQIQEADIEQIGALMAGGGLDMVFCRQPPVATEGWRFEPLLDDEFVVIAAPHHPLAGRKRLTFKALRDEIWLTSPVASAPRRTLDQWSAAQGIEPRQRLISTRSMAIVWAALVHERCVCLVPLSIASQLLDAGQLVRLNIAVPYAFEPIGMMTPIDSSGLATQKLQAFLLSFEKAR, from the coding sequence GTGTCAGCCTCCGTTCTCGCTTCGCGGCTTGTGGTGCGGGCGCGCTTGCGCCATCTTCAGGTGCTCGTGAAAGTGGCGGAGTTGGGGAGCGTCAAGCGGGCTGCGGAAGCCATCGGGCTCACGCAGCCCTCCACGACCCAGGCGCTCGCGGATCTGGAACAACTGCTCGAGTGCACGCTGTTCGACAGGCATGCGCGAGGCATGCATCCGACGCCCATCGCCCTCGCGGTTCTGCCGCTCGCGCGCAGGATGCTCGACGCGCTCAACGACTGCGCGGAGGCGGTGGTGGCCTTCTCGGCCGAGGGCCGCAGCCTGGTGCGCATCGCGGCCCTGTCTGGCGCCGTGACGGGCATCCTGGCCAAGGCCTTGCCGGTCTTCAGCCAGCAGCACCCGGACATCCTGCTGCAGATTCAGGAAGCAGACATCGAACAGATCGGCGCCTTGATGGCGGGCGGCGGCCTCGACATGGTCTTCTGCCGGCAACCCCCTGTTGCCACGGAGGGCTGGCGCTTCGAGCCGCTGCTCGACGATGAGTTCGTGGTCATCGCCGCGCCACACCATCCGCTTGCCGGCAGGAAGCGGCTGACCTTCAAGGCGCTACGCGACGAAATCTGGCTGACCTCGCCCGTTGCATCTGCGCCGCGCCGGACCCTCGACCAGTGGAGCGCCGCGCAAGGCATCGAGCCCAGGCAGCGCCTGATTAGCACCCGCTCGATGGCTATCGTGTGGGCGGCCCTCGTGCACGAGCGATGCGTGTGCCTCGTGCCCCTCAGCATCGCCAGCCAGTTGCTGGACGCGGGGCAACTGGTGCGGCTGAACATAGCCGTGCCTTATGCGTTCGAGCCGATAGGAATGATGACGCCGATCGATTCATCAGGCTTGGCGACGCAGAAACTTCAGGCGTTCCTGCTGAGTTTCGAGAAGGCTAGGTGA